The segment tatgaaaacttgaacacatacaagcattataaataaacaagtaaaaataaaaggtgaaaataatacaataaaaagacATCACATAAAAGCAAGTGtataaaaacaggttttaagAAGTGACTTATTCATGTTCTTTCGTATGTGTTGTGTAATTgtaatttgtttattaaaatgtttaataattCACCTGAACTGAATTGACCTTTAATTTTAACTGAACTGGAATGAccggtccccccccccaaccgcACATGGGCCTGTGACTCACGCGAACGGGAATCTCGCGAGACTCGGGTTTGGTAACCCAGCTCTTATAAGCGCAGGCGCGTCCTCGTCCCCTTCGTTCGTCCTCAGTGCAGGATAACGACACTGCTGCCCCGGCTCTTCACGCCCACCACACCCGAGTCTGTGGTTATAACACCTCCGATCGGCTGCTGCTCCCTTCGCCGCTACACGACCGATAAGCAGCCCTGTGAAGATTGTATCCTCTAACGGGTAAGTTCCCTCTTAACCACCGCTTCATCTCCACTTCTGGTTGTAGCTTCCGGAGCTAATGCTAGCAGCCTAGCTAAGGTGAAGCCCGAAGAAGACGAGCTAAGGTGAAGCCGGAGGAGACGGGCTAAGCTTCGGGCTAAGCTTCGGGCTCATCTTCCACCAGAGTCTCCGTAAAAACGATTTAACCGCAACGtgtaatgtttatattttaaatgccTGTCTACGTTGGTAAAACACACGAATCGTGACTCCTGCTCTCCTTGTGCGTAACTGTGCGTCAGAGCCAAGTCGCTGGTGAACGTGACTGATATTTCTCAGCTTTTTATAACCACAGCGACTGATCTGCTCTCAAtgcctctgttgttgttgtgaggaTGGGAATTACACCTTTTGATCATGAGCATTGCATAAGGACACAGTTTCCAGGGGAACACATGGGTCGAGTTAGTGGAAGGAAATCGGTAAATATGATTAATAGGAGTCTCGAGCTGTCTGGTCATCTTATTGGCTCTTGTTTAAAGGAGTTAAACTGGTTACCATTGTGTCtacgtgttgttgttgttttttttaacttgtccTCGAACACTTCCCCATAACTTGAGATTGGGAAAAAGTACGCGAGTGATTCCTCTGTCGAGGAATGTGTGGACCTGGCTCCAACTGGGGGAAGGGGTATAACAGGGTCATACGTAAGCTTCCAAAGTTTCCCTTTTTACGCAATCAAACTCAAGCCCTTACTTGCTTGTTACACTGTAATGATCACACACTTTTTCATCTGGTAATGGTTACGTGGCCGAAACTTGATACTCACTAAGCCATAGAACTATTCAGAAAATGCATTAATCATGATTTATTATCAATAGGTTGCACGACATTCCTGTAATTtatctcaaaataaaagttctcatatcagtcgatatcgtTAATTACCGCCAACAATGTCTTAATTTCttctgcatttaaaaacagatttttgctcctgagtgaaggttgaggtttttgacatttctgtattaGCAGGAATTAAAATAATACTTCAAATAACATTTCACAAATCCGAGCGGGATCATTCCTGTGTGATGACACCTCACCGTGCCTTTCCAATGCACAAGCAATATACAGTTTGTATTTGACTTTGGTTGTTTTGCTTTTGAGGAAAATTCTTTTCTATTcttataattattgatattgttttatttccccgtCCTTCATTTGAGATCAAATTTCTCAACTGCAAGCTGCTTTTCTTTATCACATGTGATAATAAGTTTCatattaggaaaaaaaaaatctgtaaatatacTTTGTTGGActttaagaaaatattttttttactactttTGTTAATCTTAATACTATCTCATTCAGATCTCTGGACAATCATCACGACTATGGATGTCATTGTGCGTCGCTGTCCGTTCTTGGCTCGTGTGCCCCAGGCCTTTCTCCAGCAGTCCAAGAAATCTCTGGTGGTGTATGCCCAGCGATGCCCCATCATGATGGAGCTGGCCTCAAAGCCTATGGCTCCGGCGATGGTACGGGCCCTCTGCTCATCCTCCTCCAACCACAGGACTGAGGACACCATGTCTGCTGTTGGAGGTATGTTGCATTATTACAATGCAGTTACATTATATGTGAAGTAGTGAACAATCCAGTTAATAAACGATTGCTGGctattatattgttattaggTTGTAAGTTTAGATAAACCTGAGGTCTTAACTTCCCTTTGTCAATTTGCAGGCCCCAAACAAGAAGTGGAGCCCAGCCGGCCTGCTGGTCACCCTATGCCCCCCCAAGGCCAGGCTGTGGCCTCCAAATGCCCTTTCCTGGCTGCTGAGATGGGCCAGAAGAACAGCAGTGTGGTCCGCCAGGTCGGCATGGAGTTCCAAGAGGATGTTCAGGAAGTCCGCACTGTCCAGAAAGGTAAGAGTTGTTTGGAATTGATTAGACTATTTCGTTTTTTCCCCAGTATTTTCCCCAGTATTCAATGCTAttcgtttttttcctctctttgccATTTCCAGAGGTTTCCCCTTCCCAGCTGAAGAAGCCGTCCTTGGCCAGCAGCATTCAGGGCAGTGGAGGGGAGCAGATTGACCTAATGAAGACCCTCTTGAAACAGAGACCTAAAAGGGTTTCCCACTTGCTGCAGGACAACTTGCCAGGAAGTCGTAAGTTCTATTTAGATTGTTTTACAATATTATAATGGAAAGGTATTGACACAGACCTGCCATACCAGTTTGACAGGCAGGGAGGTTTATTTAACAAACCCACTGACTGTGGTCATACTTGCCACAGCTGTTAGCAATTTCTTCACCCGTTGAAATGCAAGCCGTGTTGAGACACATCAACCAAACTTTTGTTTCCGGTTCTCACAGTGTCCCCCTTCCATTATGATGAATTTTTCGAGAAGAAGATcgaggagaagaagagtgaCCACACATATCGCGTGTTTAAGACCGTGAATCGTCTGGCCAGCGAGTTCCCCATGGCCGACAACTTCACTGGCTCTCTAGTGGAAAAGAGGGAGGTGTCTGTGTGGTGCAGCAACGACTACCTGGGCATGAGTCGACACCCCCGGGTCGTGCAGTCAATCATGTGAGTATTTGGGATGGGGggggttgtttgtgtttgtgatgcaggGGAAAATGCACTTGAAGCAGTCCCTTGGGTTCAGATGGGTTGACATGTAATGGAAAAACCTGTTGCTTTTATACCTTTTGTCCCACTGAGAGTGCAGGTGGAAAGAACCTGATAAAAGAGACCCAACAACTAATAATTGAATACAACCTGACACCCAGTCTGTTGTTTGTGGGGTTTAGAATGTTACTTGGCCATAGTTCACATCTAAACCCCAAAGGCCCCCAGTgaaggtgttttgtttttctcaccgCTTGTTTGAGCTTGCTCAGATCGTATTCCCTGTGCAGCAGTGACTCCTTTTCTTTAATCATGGTGTCAATTACTCAGcatctcctttttgttttttttatctaaactTTTCCACCAGGTACCCTTATCGCAAATCTACATCTGACTTTAATGTGTGAACCATTTTCCCAGTGATGCCTCAGAAAAGAAGGTCAAAAACATTGTTTGGTCCTCCTTTTTCCAGGGAAACTTTACGAAAACATGGGTCGGGGGCCGGAGGCACCAGGAACATTTCTGGGACCAGTAAATTCCACGTGGAGCTGGAACAAGAACTGGCCGACCTCCACAAGAAGGACGCTGCgctgctcttcacctcctgctTTGTGGCCAATGACTCTACCCTCTTCACCCTCGCCAAGATGTTGCCTGGTATATAAATATTACCAAGTGTTTGCTGTACAATAAAGCGGACATTTCCCTAAATATTTACCGCCGCCACTCAATAACGGTTGTCCTCTATGATTGAAATGGTCACATTAATGCAAacccttttaaaaaacatttcccatTCTCACCAGCTCTCTCTACTTTGACCTATTTTAGGTTGTGAGATCTACTCTGACGCAGGCAACCATGCCTCAATGATCATGGGAATCAAGAACAGCGGTGCTAAGAAATTTATTTTCCGCCACAACGATGTGGCCGATCTGCGAAAGATGCTGCAGAAGGGAGATCCCACCAAACCGAAGATCGTGGCCTTTGAGACCGTCCACTCCATGGATGGTGAGTGTCAGATGTTTATCCATTTTGTCAACGAAACCTGTTTGTTGATGAATGTAAGAGATGGGGATTTACTTTTTTATAACTTTTCTCTTTAACCCTCTTTTTGTAAAACAggcgctgtgtgtccgctggAGGAGATGTGCGACGTGGCCCACGAGTTTGGTGCTATCACGTTCGTAGACGAGGTTCACGCTGTGGGCCTGTATGGCGCCAGGGGCGGGGGCATCGGAGACAGAGATGGTGTCATGCACAAGATGGATATCGTCTCAGGGACACTAGGTCAGCATTTAATCTCTACTCAATTAGATAACTCATGGTTATCTATGAATCTGTGAGAGTGTCAAGCCGAACTAAAATGTTACAGAACCATTACTAGTTTTGAACGTGCAcaaatctatgttttttttaaagtgttctatattcatatatttctatTAACCAAAGAAAATGCTCTCAGAAATCCAGTAGATGGTTCTCGAGTTTGTTCCGACACTGTAACAGCTTCCGCTGTGTCACCCATTATGCCAGAGGGCTTAAAGAAGCTGGAGCAGCTCTGTTGTTGCTAGGAGACTGTGGGCTTTTGTTGTTCACTTATTGAATTACCCGCTGTCGCTGTGTGTCTTTCAAGCTGAGGGGACAATTATTTCTGACTGAGAGCTCCACAGCTCTTGTACTTCTGCAGCATCCATTTCACAGATCTGGTGTGTAGGATCAGAGTGGGAGATTTTGACAAGGACCACTACAGTGACCTCTTCAAGAAGCATAGTTTGAGGGATAGAAACCCATGTTTTGTGGTTCTGTTCCatcaatcaaatgaaatgataacCACCTTTTTATGTCCTGTCCTCTTCCAGGCAAGGCTTTCGGCTGTGTAGGCGGGTACATCGCAAGTACTTCCACCCTGGTTGACATGGTGCGTTCGTACGCCGCTGGTTTCATCTTCACCACCTCACTGCCTCCGATGCTGTTGGCGGGAGCCCGGCAGTCCATCCAGGTCCTCAAAGGGGAAGAGGGTCGCACTCTGAGACGCAAACACCAGCGCAACGTCAAGCTGCTCAGACAGATGCTGATGGACTCGGGGCTGCCCGTGGTGCACTGTCCCAGCCACATCATCCCCGTCCGGGTAAGTCTTTAGTAAATCTAGGGCCCAACTGAACTGAGCTTGTAGACAGAGCCACATTTCAATTTAACAAAATTATGAAGATTTAATTTGTGTGTCTTCAAAATGCCTCCAGCCTCATTACTCTATTTGTTTCATTGTAATTTTCAGGTGTCAGACGCAGAGACAAAATACTGAAGtgtgtgacatcatgatgaGTCCGTCACAACATCTACGTGCAGGCCATCAACTATCCCACCGTTGCCAGGGGAGACGAGCTCTTGCGTATCGCACCAACACCTCACCACACTCCTGAGATGATGAAATACTTTGTTGGTAAGATGGTGTTTTAATCTTGTTAATAtcaaacacactcagaaatGTAACCACGTGTTAATTTACAATGGCATAAAGTTTGCTTTTTAGTTATGGTCCTGTTTAAACAGTGCACCTTTTTAATAGCAGTAACTGTAGTTGTCTGTAgctttatcttgatgatgttaAATTAACCTcccttcttctctgtctcccctcctcAGAGAGGCTGGTGCACACATGGAAGGAGGCGGGTCTGCAGCTGAAGCCCCACTCCTCGGCAGAGTGCACCTTCTGTCAGCAGCCGCTGCACTTTGAGGTGATGAGCGAGCGAGAAAAGTCTTACTTCAGTGGCCTCAGCCACCCTATCTCAGCCTGTGGGTAACCATGCTCGCCACCGCTGGCTCGAGAcggcacatatacacacaatacTCATTCCTCTGTCACTGTCATAGAATGTATTAATTATCTTTGGGATGTCCTCCTAcacatattatttaaaatattctaTGTTCAGATGTTCTATATACCccaaataaaatatgagaataaaaaaatctgtggtgttttttttttttttctcacgttttaaaaagcaaatgtaACCTAGCAGAGTTGATGAGGAACCATGAAAAGAATATAGGAcgagatggtgaatatcccttgtatcTTCTACCGCCTAAGTTCTTAATGCCTACCACCGGTTGATGTTAGTGACATGTATTTCTAATGGTGGAAGGTAACATAGCTGAGGCTAATTATAAAATGAGTTCAGATGATTGAAGATAATTGATGTAATTATCTTCTCTACTGGGTTAATGATGTTATGAACATATCACAACAAGGTAGACAAAGTTACTGTGCTGACAGATTGACCACTTACCggagaaaaaaaattggaaGCGACAAAAATAGGTCAAAACAATTTGTCTGATTCCGCACAGACAAAATCTTTGCGTCGCTGTCTGAGTTGGTAACCCAAATATTTTTGATCCACTGGCCTACTTGTGCTTttgagacatttaaaaagattgTTTGCTactgataaaaaatgttttggtcaTTTGTAGCAAATTGGCAATGGATCCATTTGGAAAAGTTCTGATACACATTCAGGAAttgtaatgaaatgtattaGGCTTGCATATGACTGCACACCAAAGTTAGGTTTGAATGGGACCGACCGACATATAGTTGTAATCCTTTTTCTTAGATATATGCTTTATAATCTccgaaacacaacacaatataaATCCAGAACAGACaggttaaaatgttttttttgtgagtgaGGGAGACCTACTAACCCACTGTCCTTTAAATTCAGATAGAAGTGACATAAATGCAGCTATGACACTTAATATGACGCAGATCCACAATATAAAAGGCTCCACTGGTCAGAGCCAAGCAAGCACACGTCCTCCAGATCCACATAATCCTCACAGCGACTCAGAAGGCTCATGTTCGCCATCAACAGTGTGTTTGGACATGAAACCACACCAGCCTCATCGTCCCCCACCACACGGACAAActgtgattgtttgtctctCGCTCTTATCAGCTCTTATTCATTCAGATCACACACGAGTACCGAGAGTTTGCATAATTCAGATCAGGTGTCGTAAAAAAAGCCACAGTTGCCTCAGAACTACTGTGAAAATGGAAGTGAGACTAATACTTGCAAATGCTGTGTGTAAATGAGGTGACTTCTGCTTTTCAGATGACTCTTCTAATGCGTGACCTGCCTATAACATCACAACATTTACGGGGATTTATATCGTagtgaaagaacaaaaaaaagatgatgctTCACCTGTTTCCCTACATTGtagaattttaaaataatgattttatttatacacCAAACTACTACACAACATGTTTCATTTTAGAGGAACATGCCAACAAAACAAGGCAAAATTCAACACTGAAGACCTCTACTCTCTGGTTCAACAGTAACGCTGCAGTGTgtaatttgtataaatattcaGATTCACTCGTGTCACAGTTGTAATTTTGAAATACAGCAGTGTGACTGTGTACAGTAGAGTCGCACTAACGCAGTATCTCAGTATCATCTGGTTAATTGACTCCTCAGCTATTTTTATACTCTCAACTATGTGACTCACACCACTCCTCCTTCACACATTgatacataaaaataaacccACATGTATAATAccagcatttaaaaacaagattcAACACATTTAATCATACTCACAGTCGCCATGAaacagttgtttgtttgtgcaataAACAATCATACATAGAAATAGTGAacttaatatttataataataatgataatgatgctaaactttatttttttccccgACCCCATGGGAGAGTGTCCTACCTACTCTCCCATTTCGCGCTTACTGTTCTTTCAATAAAGTCAAAAATgcccaaaatatatattttttaaatgtgttttacaagGGGGGGGCTGTGGTTCAGGACATAGAAcaggtcatccactaaccaggaGGTCAGCAGTTCAATCCCAGTCCCAGTCTGCATGCTGAAACCCCAATTTGTCTCTGACGGCTGTGTCGACTGTGTCTGCATGatgaagtgctgcacatagatgcactgtagatgaatggcaaaaaacactgaacaagCGATTTGAGtcgtcatcaagactagaaaagctcctACAAGGAATTGTCCTTTGCTCCAGTGGGGAGGATCCTTCGTAATCCTACTAGCTCTCAGTCTTCAATCAGCAAAGACACCTATTACAAGAAGTGTAGAGAAAAGGATGTTCGGACTAAGGGGCGGGTCCAGGATTGTTATATTTTTCacgttttttcaacattgtccTTGaataaatcaggcacatttaggggactaatatttaCGAGCATGTGGCTCAGATCCAAATGAAAGTCTGGATcttgtgaattaaaatgtggtttcataagggcaTTGTTGCGCCTTGGTAGAGGTACAAGAAGTGCTATTCTAGATCTGTTCCAAAACTGAATCCACGTTTTTCTGAGAGATAGCTAGTGTGGCTGTagtgtctttgtttatttgcagcAGAGTAGAAACTAGGCCCCAGGAACCAACTGTCCTGTGTTGCAGGCAGAAGGAAACAGCCCCTGGCTACTGAGAAATTAACCGTGAAGCTCGACTAATTGAAAGATTGTAGTCTCTCTTAGAAAGGTCACTTCCTCattacacagagacaaacagatgcCATCTAACGAGGCTCCACTGTACATTTagcagatgcacacacacacaaacatcatgaatacacaatatataaaatgtatgaattctctgcctctgtccttgtcattgtgtgtctttgtagttCTCTGGTGCCGAATGaatctgattaaaaaatattttttttcatctcaagGATTTAAACATTCCTCCGGGTTTTTCAGGGAGTCGCCCTGGTCGCAGCTGGGTTTGGAAAACAATTCATCCCTTATGAGGATTGCAGAGTCAtctttcaaaatgaatttagtttgaaatgtaaCATTAGCGTCTCATCCCTCTGTGTTCCCCCTGTGGCTTTCAAAGAAGTAGAGGGAGGCGTTTCTTTATTGGGGTTAGTAACCTTAGCTCTACATTTGATAGCTTAAAAATAGCTGCAGGAGAGTTTGACAGGGACAAGCAGACAATACAAATatgacataaaatacaaaatgacagTGATGCAGAGGGTAAACTTGacatcatttcttcttttcaatgATTTAATAAATTACTTCCATGGCTTTATCTAAATAGATATGACTGTTGAATTAATATACTGCTATAGCTATCTactgtaatggcagatttgcatttgtgtaatgtttaatagaagaacagatatgtatttagaagaagtagataacaaatgtgtttctgtgacttacaagagttgcagaggggactataagtgtttatggccctcacatgtgtgtcttagcaaatgcttcactgcaggggttacttagtgtgtctgatagagatgggtgaggggaactctgcattgtatacaggacttgaGTCTTATGATGTTGTagatctagataggggatctcggagacagattgtctcacaccagaaaggcacaccagggggctgagacggagatctgagacaggaactctgcccaacctggtcagacatcaagaggctgaagaataccttttggctcctcgcggggaggggcttctgattgtataagtgaagtgattctcctatgctctgtgctcattctatacacgtcacactaggtggctgtgtggggtgagcccacctgcaggtgttttagttgaactttcctagagacaatgttatgtgtgtattattatacaatagagtatgattattaaacagaaactgccaccacacTACTCAAtgtaggttttattttaataggAATAGTAATTCTATCCGGTCTCGTGCTTCAGTTTTCTTTGGCACTGACCTCATCGCTCTTTATCTGCGTCAGTGCAGCCGTCAGGGTCCAGATAAGTGCAGGTCCTTGAGGCCTCCTGGAATGCTACCATGTGACTGACTAGTTTGGAAGGTGAGGAGGGCATGTGTCTGCACAAATTGCGTGCAGTCATATGCATAGTAGAAAATGCTCCAGAAGGATACACGAGGACTGTGCTAGTGTTACAAAAGCTGTGTAACCTTGTGTTTCTATAATGCATTAAAGACTATGGAAGCCCAGGCAGTCTGATTGTGTTTGTAATTCACCATGTACATACAGCACATAAAACTATTTGAAtcttaacattaacattttgcACAACGATCAACTGTGCATGTGTTCACAAATGATGTGCTTTACAGTTTATGAGTTATAGAATATTGTTATTGTACCAAAAGGTGCCTGTATACAGCACAAACTCCATTCATATTCAAAGCTGCACACTGAGCAGCCATGAATAGTTTGATTGTGGTGACACGCACAATTATGATTTAAATATACGCTGATGTAGgctattaaatgtgtttaagcTTCATTTATTCCTGTTGCATCAGAACCTCAGCCACTGCATTAAAGTTAAATTAGTTGATTATCAAATAATCAACTAAATACATCATCAAAGAGACATCAGTGTACGAAAATATTATTACAAGCCGTCACCGACATGGCAGTAAAACTGAAATCACTCAATAATTTGTCCTtgcatgtgtaaatgtgttgacATTGAGCACCAAGGACAAGCGGTTATTGCACTGATGGTTGCACAATTACAATCTGTTgcggagaaaaaagaaaagatcacAAGAGACATGTTGGTTCTTGCAGCACTGCAGCAAAGAATGAAAAACCCCCGGAGAGCTGTAATTAAGACTTCCTGTTTAAGAAATGGGGAAGACAAATTTTCCTGAAACTCCAATTT is part of the Hippoglossus hippoglossus isolate fHipHip1 chromosome 5, fHipHip1.pri, whole genome shotgun sequence genome and harbors:
- the alas1 gene encoding LOW QUALITY PROTEIN: 5-aminolevulinate synthase, nonspecific, mitochondrial (The sequence of the model RefSeq protein was modified relative to this genomic sequence to represent the inferred CDS: deleted 2 bases in 2 codons), giving the protein MDVIVRRCPFLARVPQAFLQQSKKSLVVYAQRCPIMMELASKPMAPAMVRALCSSSSNHRTEDTMSAVGGPKQEVEPSRPAGHPMPPQGQAVASKCPFLAAEMGQKNSSVVRQVGMEFQEDVQEVRTVQKEVSPSQLKKPSLASSIQGSGGEQIDLMKTLLKQRPKRVSHLLQDNLPGSLSPFHYDEFFEKKIEEKKSDHTYRVFKTVNRLASEFPMADNFTGSLVEKREVSVWCSNDYLGMSRHPRVVQSIMETLRKHGSGAGGTRNISGTSKFHVELEQELADLHKKDAALLFTSCFVANDSTLFTLAKMLPGCEIYSDAGNHASMIMGIKNSGAKKFIFRHNDVADLRKMLQKGDPTKPKIVAFETVHSMDGAVCPLEEMCDVAHEFGAITFVDEVHAVGLYGARGGGIGDRDGVMHKMDIVSGTLGKAFGCVGGYIASTSTLVDMVRSYAAGFIFTTSLPPMLLAGARQSIQVLKGEEGRTLRRKHQRNVKLLRQMLMDSGLPVVHCPSHIIPVRVSDAEQNTEVCDIMMSRHNIYVQAINYPTVARGDELLRIAPTPHHTPEMMKYFVERLVHTWKEAGLQLKPHSSAECTFCQQPLHFEVMSEREKSYFSGLSHPISACG